One window from the genome of Gadus macrocephalus chromosome 7, ASM3116895v1 encodes:
- the zgc:110699 gene encoding ras-related and estrogen-regulated growth inhibitor isoform X3 → MVPVKLLVMGSQDTGKTALCVRFVTGRFIGDYDRKKEMTYKCHRVCNQESVHLEILDRTSKECPQASVESCIRWADGFLLLYSITQRVSFLEVEPIKKLIDHIKQSPAAPTVLIANKADLETGREVTTEEGQNLAKDLRCSFKELSVSETAVAVEAAVVQLISDGPTAPPITRPAFLHGDRATRPDQETDPLQNHAMVTQFK, encoded by the exons ATGGTTCCGGTCAAACTCCTCGTCATGGGATCACAGGACACCGGGAAGACAG ctttgtgtgtgcgtttcgtCACCGGACGATTCATCGGGGACTACGATCGCAAAAAGG AGATGACATACAAGTGTCACAGGGTTTGCAACCAGGAATCTGTCCATTTGGAGATTCTGGACCGAACTTCAAAG GAATGTCCACAGGCTTCTGTAGAATCCTGTATCCGTTGGGCAGACGGGTTCCTGCTCCTTTACTCCATCACGCAGCGCGTCAGCTTCCTGGAGGTGGAGCCAATCAAGAAGCTCATCGATCATATCAAACAAAGCCCCG ctgcgCCTACAGTGTTGATAGCCAACAAGGCTGACTTGGAGACAGGACGGGAGGTGACGACAGAGGAAGGACAAAACCTGGCCAAGGATTTGAG aTGCAGCTTCAAGGAGCTGTCGGTGTCAGAAACCGCCGTTGCCGTGGAAGCAGCCGTCGTCCAGCTAATAAG TGATGGcccaacagcgccccctattaCCCGACCGGCCTTCCTACATGGTGACCGTGCGACACGCCCTGACCAGGAAACTGATCCGCTCCAAAACCATGCAATGGTGACGCAATTCAAATAA
- the zgc:110699 gene encoding ras-related and estrogen-regulated growth inhibitor isoform X1, whose amino-acid sequence MVPVKLLVMGSQDTGKTALCVRFVTGRFIGDYDRKKEMTYKCHRVCNQESVHLEILDRTSKECPQASVESCIRWADGFLLLYSITQRVSFLEVEPIKKLIDHIKQSPAAPTVLIANKADLETGREVTTEEGQNLAKDLRICIWCVCVRRCSFKELSVSETAVAVEAAVVQLISDGPTAPPITRPAFLHGDRATRPDQETDPLQNHAMVTQFK is encoded by the exons ATGGTTCCGGTCAAACTCCTCGTCATGGGATCACAGGACACCGGGAAGACAG ctttgtgtgtgcgtttcgtCACCGGACGATTCATCGGGGACTACGATCGCAAAAAGG AGATGACATACAAGTGTCACAGGGTTTGCAACCAGGAATCTGTCCATTTGGAGATTCTGGACCGAACTTCAAAG GAATGTCCACAGGCTTCTGTAGAATCCTGTATCCGTTGGGCAGACGGGTTCCTGCTCCTTTACTCCATCACGCAGCGCGTCAGCTTCCTGGAGGTGGAGCCAATCAAGAAGCTCATCGATCATATCAAACAAAGCCCCG ctgcgCCTACAGTGTTGATAGCCAACAAGGCTGACTTGGAGACAGGACGGGAGGTGACGACAGAGGAAGGACAAAACCTGGCCAAGGATTTGAG AATTtgtatctggtgtgtgtgcgtgagaagaTGCAGCTTCAAGGAGCTGTCGGTGTCAGAAACCGCCGTTGCCGTGGAAGCAGCCGTCGTCCAGCTAATAAG TGATGGcccaacagcgccccctattaCCCGACCGGCCTTCCTACATGGTGACCGTGCGACACGCCCTGACCAGGAAACTGATCCGCTCCAAAACCATGCAATGGTGACGCAATTCAAATAA
- the zgc:110699 gene encoding ras-related and estrogen-regulated growth inhibitor isoform X4, translating to MVPVKLLVMGSQDTGKTALCVRFVTGRFIGDYDRKKEMTYKCHRVCNQESVHLEILDRTSKECPQASVESCIRWADGFLLLYSITQRVSFLEVEPIKKLIDHIKQSPAAPTVLIANKADLETGREVTTEEGQNLAKDLRCSFKELSVSETAVAVEAAVVQLISLVMAQQRPLLPDRPSYMVTVRHALTRKLIRSKTMQW from the exons ATGGTTCCGGTCAAACTCCTCGTCATGGGATCACAGGACACCGGGAAGACAG ctttgtgtgtgcgtttcgtCACCGGACGATTCATCGGGGACTACGATCGCAAAAAGG AGATGACATACAAGTGTCACAGGGTTTGCAACCAGGAATCTGTCCATTTGGAGATTCTGGACCGAACTTCAAAG GAATGTCCACAGGCTTCTGTAGAATCCTGTATCCGTTGGGCAGACGGGTTCCTGCTCCTTTACTCCATCACGCAGCGCGTCAGCTTCCTGGAGGTGGAGCCAATCAAGAAGCTCATCGATCATATCAAACAAAGCCCCG ctgcgCCTACAGTGTTGATAGCCAACAAGGCTGACTTGGAGACAGGACGGGAGGTGACGACAGAGGAAGGACAAAACCTGGCCAAGGATTTGAG aTGCAGCTTCAAGGAGCTGTCGGTGTCAGAAACCGCCGTTGCCGTGGAAGCAGCCGTCGTCCAGCTAATAAG TTTAGTGATGGcccaacagcgccccctattaCCCGACCGGCCTTCCTACATGGTGACCGTGCGACACGCCCTGACCAGGAAACTGATCCGCTCCAAAACCATGCAATGGTGA
- the zgc:110699 gene encoding ras-related and estrogen-regulated growth inhibitor isoform X2 — translation MVPVKLLVMGSQDTGKTALCVRFVTGRFIGDYDRKKEMTYKCHRVCNQESVHLEILDRTSKECPQASVESCIRWADGFLLLYSITQRVSFLEVEPIKKLIDHIKQSPAAPTVLIANKADLETGREVTTEEGQNLAKDLRICIWCVCVRRCSFKELSVSETAVAVEAAVVQLISLVMAQQRPLLPDRPSYMVTVRHALTRKLIRSKTMQW, via the exons ATGGTTCCGGTCAAACTCCTCGTCATGGGATCACAGGACACCGGGAAGACAG ctttgtgtgtgcgtttcgtCACCGGACGATTCATCGGGGACTACGATCGCAAAAAGG AGATGACATACAAGTGTCACAGGGTTTGCAACCAGGAATCTGTCCATTTGGAGATTCTGGACCGAACTTCAAAG GAATGTCCACAGGCTTCTGTAGAATCCTGTATCCGTTGGGCAGACGGGTTCCTGCTCCTTTACTCCATCACGCAGCGCGTCAGCTTCCTGGAGGTGGAGCCAATCAAGAAGCTCATCGATCATATCAAACAAAGCCCCG ctgcgCCTACAGTGTTGATAGCCAACAAGGCTGACTTGGAGACAGGACGGGAGGTGACGACAGAGGAAGGACAAAACCTGGCCAAGGATTTGAG AATTtgtatctggtgtgtgtgcgtgagaagaTGCAGCTTCAAGGAGCTGTCGGTGTCAGAAACCGCCGTTGCCGTGGAAGCAGCCGTCGTCCAGCTAATAAG TTTAGTGATGGcccaacagcgccccctattaCCCGACCGGCCTTCCTACATGGTGACCGTGCGACACGCCCTGACCAGGAAACTGATCCGCTCCAAAACCATGCAATGGTGA